The following are from one region of the Salvia hispanica cultivar TCC Black 2014 chromosome 1, UniMelb_Shisp_WGS_1.0, whole genome shotgun sequence genome:
- the LOC125204920 gene encoding putative F-box/kelch-repeat protein At1g12870, with protein MNGDVLAEILLHLPVQSLLRFRAVCKSWGNIIDSQSFQKRHTQNDNDDKPDDTVCLQFSFPNVGNRMLQELSIKLLHNNKSVMSHASDYYTGFSFGYSPPNRLGRFVGPVKGLICINPDNPELCTVVCNPFLGQLEILPHLTYLHPDPCQIWWHDVALGFHEDYKVVQLLLCKRHQCVHAQLYSRKTNSWMEFSGDRLRVLDGLHHIPCIPIISRCKNGYFSHWFVHRYNNEGGAIVLAPEILTLDMRNEVFRTVCLPASPVGMGSIIFAENEHSFRRFDFPSVDGSVITVGINESICEGNVLRWNHVMNVEVPFSDYKMPLWQPGWVFFYQTTGGALVYDSHARKFICKHAMLPEGSRIVEYRGSFVSPKN; from the coding sequence ATGAACGGCGACGTATTGGCAGAGATTCTCTTACATCTCCCCGTGCAATCCCTCTTGAGATTTCGAGCTGTCTGCAAATCATGGGGCAACATCATCGATTCTCAATCTTTCCAAAAACGGCACACTCAAAACGACAACGACGACAAACCAGACGACACGGTATGTCTACAATTTAGTTTCCCCAACGTTGGAAACCGGATGCTGCAGGAGCTGTCAATAAAGCTCCTACACAACAACAAGTCAGTAATGTCACATGCATCCGACTACTATACCGGCTTCTCGTTTGGCTACTCGCCTCCCAACCGTCTAGGTAGGTTTGTTGGACCGGTTAAGGGTCTAATATGCATTAACCCTGATAATCCCGAGTTGTGCACAGTTGTATGCAACCCTTTTCTAGGCCAACTCGAGATTCTCCCACATTTAACCTATTTGCATCCCGACCCGTGCCAGATATGGTGGCATGATGTTGCTTTAGGTTTCCACGAAGATTACAAAGTTGTGCAACTGCTCTTATGCAAGCGACACCAGTGTGTCCATGCCCAACTGTACTCAAGAAAGACAAACTCTTGGATGGAGTTTAGTGGAGACCGTCTCCGCGTCCTTGATGGGCTACACCATATCCCTTGTATTCCAATAATATCGCGGTGCAAGAATGGCTACTTTTCGCACTGGTTCGTGCATAGGTATAATAACGAAGGAGGAGCTATTGTGCTTGCGCCAGAGATACTGACCTTGGATATGAGGAATGAAGTGTTTCGTACAGTTTGCTTGCCGGCGAGTCCTGTTGGTATGGGCAGTATTATCTTTGCGGAAAATGAGCACTCATTTCGCCGCTTTGATTTTCCTTCTGTTGATGGAAGTGTTATTACGGTGGGCATTAATGAGTCGATATGTGAAGGAAATGTATTGAGATGGAATCATGTGATGAATGTGGAAGTACCCTTCTCCGATTATAAGATGCCACTATGGCAGCCTGGTTGGGTGTTTTTTTACCAAACAACGGGCGGCGCGTTAGTGTATGATTCTCATGCACGCAAATTCATCTGCAAGCATGCGATGCTGCCTGAAGGGTCCAGGATTGTTGAGTACAGAGGGAGTTTCGTTTCACCTAAGAATTAG